From the Arthrobacter sp. PM3 genome, one window contains:
- a CDS encoding LuxR C-terminal-related transcriptional regulator yields MSRDSLGWGNVSTTLAPAEEEHAAGPVARHGWSGLARSADAERVRTELLAQDRMGVVITGDRGVGKTLVGRTALAGFGPEVYTIQLRSSGPGTATPYGCLAFTLARLPQSSLGSPTAILHGITSLIRDDAAGRQCVILLDNAGALDELSTGVLLNLLQTRTARLIATAQRTTDLPPDFYWLITSGQLAEVRLANLTELETLEVLQSALGHRVSTALASQLHQLVGGSPTLLQAVVSEQIERGNLVLSGSVWTLVDEVVLDGRTALEDIVRARYARETPEAREVIDVLSCARTLPLSRLARMYSPGVIADMEEAGQIVVDRTDRHLVTLGDRYLGDIVRNWLSVERRLELRDKVPGHQKHELDELTVEDLLAYAAWTHDCHAQLAPAHALAAASAAVKLFDPKFALKCAGSLSPSDTEWAAGQLQKSAAYLQLGLPLQAMSALDDVSEQQVRDLTAEGFADFIAAKADCMAWLEDRSGKVPELLRQARVRLQELSLDEPPADPAALSRAGLGLDLCEFNYLSFIGDYEPMMERLTTAATTDIPGADPAHRLRSAIILMEALSMTGRELDAKKLMREVGGQLGEWSHVPRFRENFAWRSYNVLLLSGLWRQAIDMLKDASGRAGHGLHSGSAATDLAVGLAYVYAGRGYMALDPLLAAIAQLEVRASLQSLRQAYAATAFAYAQTGNSVQATIYLDRARSADGPARFTVSSSTEFCMDMASRWLGDPEAKDRLVRSAEAHFRKGRYTLAGICMLGATVNGTAKDFIFMEEIAGLRQGPLSELSRTVAVGSRKKDAAVMLEAAEQAAALELDAVQARCAALAFDFAKGAGLTASANAAYSMLESLSESVPMLPVMPRNKGPLLTDRERQIAALAGNGVSNKDIALEVGISVRTVEGHLYQVFTKLGVSSRSDLLGLI; encoded by the coding sequence ATGTCGAGGGATTCGCTGGGCTGGGGGAATGTTTCCACTACATTGGCACCCGCCGAAGAAGAACATGCCGCCGGTCCGGTCGCGAGGCACGGATGGTCCGGCCTGGCACGCAGCGCCGACGCCGAGCGCGTCCGGACGGAACTGCTGGCGCAGGACCGGATGGGCGTCGTTATCACCGGCGACCGCGGTGTCGGCAAGACGCTGGTCGGCCGGACTGCCCTCGCGGGATTCGGCCCCGAGGTCTACACCATCCAGCTCCGGAGTTCAGGACCCGGGACGGCCACGCCCTACGGCTGCCTCGCTTTCACCCTGGCGCGGCTCCCGCAGAGCTCCCTGGGCTCGCCGACAGCCATCCTGCACGGCATCACCTCACTGATCCGCGACGACGCGGCCGGCCGTCAGTGCGTTATCCTGCTCGACAACGCGGGGGCGCTGGATGAACTGAGCACCGGTGTCCTGCTGAACCTGCTGCAGACCCGCACCGCCCGGCTCATCGCGACGGCCCAGCGCACCACGGACCTTCCGCCGGACTTCTACTGGCTCATCACCTCCGGCCAGCTTGCCGAGGTGCGGCTGGCAAACCTGACCGAACTTGAAACGCTGGAGGTCCTCCAGTCGGCCCTCGGCCACCGCGTCTCGACCGCCCTGGCAAGCCAGCTGCACCAGCTGGTCGGCGGCAGCCCGACCCTCCTGCAGGCCGTCGTGTCCGAACAGATCGAACGCGGCAACCTCGTCCTGTCCGGGTCCGTCTGGACCCTGGTGGACGAGGTTGTACTGGACGGACGGACCGCGCTGGAAGATATCGTCCGGGCCAGGTACGCCCGGGAGACACCTGAGGCGCGGGAAGTCATCGATGTCCTCTCCTGCGCACGCACGCTCCCGCTGTCCCGGCTCGCCAGGATGTACAGCCCCGGCGTCATTGCCGACATGGAGGAAGCCGGCCAGATCGTCGTCGACCGCACGGACCGGCACCTGGTCACCCTCGGCGACCGCTACCTGGGCGACATCGTCCGCAACTGGCTGAGCGTTGAACGCCGCCTGGAACTCCGGGACAAGGTCCCCGGGCACCAGAAACATGAACTGGACGAGCTGACCGTCGAGGACCTGCTGGCGTACGCGGCGTGGACCCACGACTGCCACGCCCAGCTCGCCCCTGCCCACGCACTGGCGGCAGCCAGTGCCGCCGTCAAGCTCTTCGACCCGAAATTCGCCCTCAAATGCGCCGGCAGCCTGTCGCCGTCGGATACCGAGTGGGCCGCCGGCCAGCTCCAAAAATCGGCGGCCTATCTCCAGCTCGGCCTGCCCCTGCAGGCGATGTCCGCGCTGGACGATGTCTCCGAGCAGCAGGTCAGGGACCTCACAGCCGAAGGCTTTGCCGACTTCATTGCCGCGAAGGCCGACTGCATGGCCTGGCTGGAGGATCGTTCCGGCAAGGTCCCCGAACTCCTCCGGCAGGCCAGGGTGCGGCTCCAGGAGCTCAGCCTGGACGAGCCGCCGGCCGACCCCGCCGCGCTGTCCCGGGCCGGGCTGGGCCTGGACCTGTGCGAGTTCAACTACCTGTCCTTCATCGGGGACTACGAGCCCATGATGGAGCGGCTCACCACGGCGGCCACGACCGACATCCCGGGCGCCGATCCCGCGCACCGGCTCCGGTCCGCCATCATCCTGATGGAGGCCCTGTCCATGACGGGCCGGGAGCTGGATGCGAAGAAACTCATGCGCGAGGTCGGCGGCCAGCTGGGCGAATGGTCCCACGTGCCGCGCTTCCGTGAAAACTTCGCCTGGCGTTCCTACAACGTCCTGCTCCTGTCCGGCCTGTGGCGCCAGGCCATCGACATGCTCAAGGACGCCAGCGGCCGGGCCGGGCACGGGCTGCATTCGGGCAGCGCCGCCACCGACCTCGCCGTCGGGCTTGCCTACGTGTATGCCGGCCGCGGCTACATGGCGCTGGACCCGCTGTTGGCCGCCATCGCCCAGCTGGAGGTCCGGGCGAGCCTGCAGTCCCTGCGCCAGGCCTACGCAGCGACCGCCTTTGCGTATGCCCAGACCGGCAACTCCGTCCAGGCCACCATCTACCTGGACCGCGCCCGCTCGGCCGATGGCCCGGCCCGGTTCACGGTGAGCAGCTCGACGGAGTTCTGCATGGACATGGCCTCGCGGTGGCTCGGCGACCCCGAGGCCAAAGACCGGCTGGTGCGGTCCGCGGAGGCGCATTTCCGGAAGGGGCGCTACACCCTGGCCGGCATCTGCATGCTCGGAGCCACAGTCAACGGAACAGCCAAGGACTTCATCTTCATGGAGGAGATCGCCGGGCTGAGGCAGGGCCCGCTGTCCGAACTGTCCCGCACGGTCGCCGTCGGCAGCCGGAAGAAGGATGCCGCGGTGATGCTCGAAGCCGCCGAACAGGCCGCGGCACTGGAGCTGGACGCCGTCCAGGCCCGCTGCGCGGCGCTCGCGTTCGACTTCGCCAAGGGCGCCGGACTGACCGCCAGCGCCAACGCCGCATACAGCATGCTCGAAAGCCTCTCGGAGTCGGTTCCGATGCTGCCCGTCATGCCCCGGAACAAGGGGCCGCTGCTCACCGACCGGGAGCGGCAGATCGCCGCCCTGGCCGGAAACGGGGTCTCGAACAAGGACATCGCCCTGGAAGTCGGCATTTCGGTCAGAACAGTGGAGGGACACCTGTACCAGGTGTTTACGAAGCTCGGCGTATCTTCGCGAAGTGATCTGCTTGGACTCATCTAG
- a CDS encoding 50S ribosomal protein L25/general stress protein Ctc gives MSEQKLAAEVRTEFGKGYARRARMANLIPAVIYGHGAEPIHITLPAKATTLAVRVPNALLTLDINGEQHLALVKDIQRNPIKQIVEHLDLLTVRTGEKVTVDVPVHVTGEAAPGTVQNLELTVVSVEAEATHLPTAIEVSIEGRGAGEHVHASDLVLPKGVALLADPEALVVNISEAVEIVEEGEEAGEEAAEAPAAAESEAAAE, from the coding sequence ATGTCTGAGCAGAAGCTCGCAGCAGAAGTCCGCACCGAATTCGGCAAGGGCTACGCCCGCCGCGCCCGCATGGCCAACCTGATCCCGGCCGTCATCTACGGCCACGGCGCCGAGCCGATCCACATCACCCTGCCGGCGAAGGCCACCACCCTGGCGGTCCGCGTCCCCAACGCCCTGCTCACCCTGGACATCAACGGTGAACAGCACCTGGCCCTGGTCAAGGACATCCAGCGCAACCCGATCAAGCAGATCGTCGAGCACCTGGACCTCCTGACCGTCCGCACCGGCGAGAAGGTCACCGTTGACGTCCCCGTCCACGTGACCGGCGAAGCCGCCCCGGGCACCGTCCAGAACCTCGAACTGACGGTTGTTTCCGTCGAAGCCGAGGCAACCCACCTGCCGACCGCCATCGAGGTCAGCATCGAAGGCCGCGGCGCCGGCGAGCACGTCCACGCCTCCGACCTCGTCCTGCCGAAGGGCGTTGCCCTGCTGGCCGACCCCGAGGCCCTGGTTGTCAACATCTCCGAGGCTGTCGAAATCGTCGAAGAGGGCGAAGAAGCCGGCGAGGAAGCCGCTGAGGCTCCCGCCGCCGCGGAATCCGAAGCAGCAGCCGAGTAA
- the pth gene encoding aminoacyl-tRNA hydrolase encodes MTDTWLIVGLGNPGPEYSHNRHNVGQMVLDELAARAGGGFKSHKSRAQVLEGRLGIGGPRVVLAKPLCYMNVSGGPVSALAQFYGIDPAHVIAVHDEIDIPFDTVKLKLGGGEGGHNGLRDISKALATKDYLRVRVGVGRPPGRMDTADFVLRDFSAPEKKDLPFLIDSAADAVELLVKDGLLAAQQKFHPAKAQ; translated from the coding sequence ATGACCGACACCTGGCTGATCGTAGGCCTTGGCAATCCCGGACCCGAGTACAGCCACAACCGGCATAACGTCGGCCAGATGGTCCTGGACGAGCTCGCCGCGCGCGCCGGGGGCGGCTTCAAATCACACAAATCCCGTGCCCAGGTCCTCGAAGGCCGCCTGGGTATCGGCGGGCCCCGGGTGGTGCTGGCCAAGCCGCTTTGCTATATGAACGTCTCCGGCGGCCCGGTCTCGGCGCTGGCACAGTTCTACGGGATCGACCCCGCCCACGTCATCGCCGTCCACGACGAGATCGACATTCCCTTCGACACCGTGAAGCTGAAGCTCGGCGGCGGGGAAGGCGGCCACAACGGGCTGCGCGACATCTCCAAGGCCCTGGCCACCAAGGACTACCTGCGCGTGCGGGTGGGCGTCGGACGTCCGCCGGGCCGGATGGACACCGCCGACTTCGTCCTGCGTGATTTTTCCGCCCCGGAGAAGAAGGACCTGCCCTTCCTCATCGATTCAGCCGCCGACGCCGTCGAGCTTCTGGTCAAGGACGGCCTGCTCGCGGCCCAGCAGAAGTTCCACCCCGCCAAAGCGCAGTGA